One segment of Curtobacterium sp. MR_MD2014 DNA contains the following:
- a CDS encoding MarR family winged helix-turn-helix transcriptional regulator: protein MHEPAEQWPLGRLLSAAARAVEREWDERLRAIGLTHAALVAIDILLRTGPTGADTIARTARVQPQTMSRTLERAERDGLVERTAHPEDRRRRVVSVTDEGRRAWETAQHIEREVLPEDAELRRQLTGVLHRS from the coding sequence ATGCACGAACCCGCGGAGCAGTGGCCGCTCGGACGCCTGCTCTCCGCCGCGGCGCGTGCCGTCGAGCGGGAGTGGGACGAGCGACTCCGGGCGATCGGGCTGACCCACGCCGCCCTCGTCGCGATCGACATCCTGCTGCGGACCGGCCCGACGGGCGCGGACACCATCGCCAGGACCGCTCGCGTGCAGCCCCAGACCATGTCGCGGACCCTCGAGCGGGCCGAACGGGACGGTCTGGTCGAGCGGACCGCCCACCCGGAGGACCGCCGGCGTCGCGTGGTGTCCGTCACCGACGAGGGTCGCCGCGCATGGGAGACCGCACAGCACATCGAGCGGGAGGTCCTCCCCGAGGACGCGGAGCTCCGCCGGCAGCTGACCGGCGTGCTGCACCGCTCGTGA
- a CDS encoding MMPL family transporter: MSRFLRIVLPALVILVWLVVAGVGGPVFGKISEVATNDQTSFLPASADATKVQERAADFRQASGAPAIVVLDRDGGLTPDDLAAARRIADTIGERDDVQGTSPVITSEDGDAAEIVATLTEDAETGDAISAIRATVDEALPAGVSGYVTGPAGFTADLTEAFAGIDGLLLGVALAAVFVILIVVYRSPLLPFLVLGTATFALCASILVVYALAKAGVVTVNGQVQGILSILVIGAATDYALLYTARYREALREHRTGWEATRAALRGAFEPIVASGGTVIVGVLCLLLSDLNSNKALGPVAAIGIAFSLLAALTLLPALLLAFRRAAFWPLRPAFGSGGRPATGPDATGLWARVGHLVARRSRTVWIVCTVALLAMGSGLVGLRADGVPQSDLVIGSSQARDGQRVLADHFPGGSGSPAQVIGAERDLDALVDAVRSVRGVDGVVAASTDSPSGTVPVGSDAAARTAPGTAEPTVSRGDVLLEATLADPADSSAAERTVRDLRVAVERVDPDAVVGGVTATAVDTNDTGIRDRSVIIPVVLAVILLILVLLLRSVVAPLVLVGSVVVSFAAALGVGALVFDHVFHFPGVDPSVPLYAFVFLVALGVDYNIFLMTRVREESLRHGPREGVLRGLAATGGVITSAGIVLAATFAALGVIPILFLAQIAFVVAFGVLLDTVVVRSLLVPALVIDLGRRAWWPSRLSRAARHM, translated from the coding sequence GTGTCCCGGTTCCTCCGCATCGTCCTGCCCGCGCTCGTCATCCTCGTCTGGCTCGTCGTGGCCGGCGTCGGCGGTCCCGTCTTCGGGAAGATCTCCGAGGTCGCCACGAACGACCAGACGTCGTTCCTGCCGGCCTCGGCCGACGCGACGAAGGTGCAGGAGCGTGCCGCCGACTTCCGACAGGCCTCGGGGGCACCCGCCATCGTCGTCCTCGACCGCGACGGCGGCCTGACGCCCGACGACCTCGCTGCGGCCCGTCGGATCGCCGACACCATCGGCGAGCGCGACGACGTGCAGGGCACGAGCCCCGTGATCACGAGCGAGGACGGCGACGCCGCCGAGATCGTCGCGACACTGACCGAGGACGCGGAGACCGGAGACGCCATCTCGGCCATCCGGGCCACGGTGGACGAGGCGCTGCCCGCCGGCGTCTCCGGGTACGTCACCGGTCCGGCGGGCTTCACGGCCGACCTGACCGAGGCGTTCGCGGGCATCGACGGCCTGCTGCTCGGGGTGGCACTCGCCGCCGTGTTCGTCATCCTGATCGTGGTCTACCGGTCGCCGCTGCTGCCGTTCCTGGTGCTCGGGACGGCGACCTTCGCCCTGTGCGCCTCGATCCTCGTGGTGTACGCCCTGGCGAAGGCGGGGGTCGTGACGGTCAACGGGCAGGTGCAGGGCATCCTGTCGATCCTCGTGATCGGCGCCGCGACGGACTACGCGCTCCTCTACACGGCGCGCTACCGCGAGGCACTGCGCGAGCACCGCACCGGCTGGGAGGCGACCCGGGCCGCTCTCCGCGGCGCGTTCGAGCCGATCGTCGCCTCGGGCGGGACCGTCATCGTCGGGGTGCTCTGCCTGCTCCTGTCGGACCTCAACTCGAACAAGGCGCTCGGGCCGGTCGCCGCGATCGGGATCGCCTTCAGCCTGCTCGCCGCCCTCACCCTGCTGCCCGCCCTGCTGCTGGCGTTCCGTCGGGCGGCGTTCTGGCCCCTGCGCCCGGCCTTCGGCTCCGGTGGCCGCCCGGCCACCGGTCCGGACGCGACCGGACTGTGGGCGCGGGTGGGGCACCTCGTCGCGCGTCGGTCCCGCACGGTCTGGATCGTCTGCACCGTGGCGCTCCTGGCGATGGGCAGCGGCCTCGTCGGGCTCCGTGCCGACGGCGTCCCGCAGAGCGACCTGGTGATCGGGTCGTCCCAGGCGCGGGACGGCCAGCGGGTCCTCGCCGACCACTTCCCCGGGGGTTCCGGCAGCCCGGCCCAGGTCATCGGCGCCGAGCGTGACCTGGACGCCCTCGTCGACGCCGTCCGCTCGGTCCGCGGGGTCGACGGGGTGGTGGCCGCCTCCACCGACTCGCCCTCGGGGACCGTCCCCGTGGGGTCGGACGCCGCCGCCCGGACCGCCCCGGGCACGGCGGAGCCGACGGTGTCGCGCGGGGACGTCCTGCTCGAGGCCACGCTCGCCGACCCCGCCGACTCGAGCGCCGCCGAACGGACCGTCCGCGACCTCCGCGTCGCCGTCGAGCGGGTGGACCCCGACGCGGTCGTGGGTGGCGTCACGGCGACCGCCGTCGACACGAACGACACCGGCATCCGCGACCGCTCGGTCATCATCCCCGTGGTGCTCGCGGTCATCCTGCTGATCCTCGTGCTGCTGCTCCGCAGCGTGGTCGCCCCGCTGGTCCTCGTCGGCAGTGTCGTGGTGTCCTTCGCGGCCGCACTCGGCGTCGGCGCACTGGTGTTCGACCACGTGTTCCACTTCCCCGGGGTCGACCCGTCCGTCCCGCTGTACGCGTTCGTGTTCCTCGTGGCGCTCGGCGTCGACTACAACATCTTCCTCATGACCCGGGTGCGCGAGGAGTCCCTGCGGCACGGCCCGCGTGAGGGTGTCCTGCGCGGGCTCGCGGCCACCGGGGGAGTCATCACCTCGGCGGGCATCGTGCTGGCCGCGACCTTCGCGGCGCTCGGCGTCATCCCGATCCTGTTCCTGGCGCAGATCGCCTTCGTGGTGGCGTTCGGCGTCCTGCTCGACACCGTCGTGGTCCGGTCGCTGCTCGTCCCCGCGCTCGTGATCGACCTGGGGCGCCGGGCGTGGTGGCCGTCGCGCCTCTCGCGCGCAGCGCGTCACATGTGA
- a CDS encoding LysM peptidoglycan-binding domain-containing protein, with the protein MKKLSRTRTIVGGLAFAGIAATGVGLAAAPANAASGSTWDALAQCESGGNWAINTGNGYYGGLQFNLGTWQANGGAGNPASASREAQIAVAERVLASQGWGAWPACSAKLGLSGTTGAAPQAAAPAPAAPQQAAPQQAAPQQAAPKATTPAAPKATTQAAPKAAVSSKPAAVATSGKTYTIESGDTLDKIATKLNIDGGYMKLWAANTSTIDDANLIYAGQELQLPA; encoded by the coding sequence ATGAAGAAGCTTTCCCGTACCCGCACCATCGTCGGTGGCCTGGCCTTCGCCGGCATCGCCGCGACCGGTGTCGGCCTGGCGGCAGCGCCCGCGAACGCCGCATCCGGTTCGACCTGGGACGCCCTCGCACAGTGCGAGTCCGGTGGCAACTGGGCCATCAACACCGGCAACGGCTACTACGGTGGCCTGCAGTTCAACCTCGGCACCTGGCAGGCGAACGGCGGCGCCGGCAACCCGGCCTCCGCGAGCCGCGAGGCCCAGATCGCCGTCGCCGAGCGCGTCCTCGCGTCCCAGGGCTGGGGTGCATGGCCGGCCTGCTCCGCGAAGCTCGGACTGAGCGGGACCACGGGTGCCGCTCCGCAGGCCGCCGCTCCGGCCCCTGCCGCGCCGCAGCAGGCTGCACCGCAGCAGGCCGCGCCGCAGCAGGCTGCACCGAAGGCGACCACGCCGGCCGCACCGAAGGCGACCACGCAGGCCGCTCCGAAGGCGGCCGTGTCGAGCAAGCCGGCCGCGGTCGCGACGAGCGGCAAGACGTACACGATCGAGTCGGGCGACACGCTCGACAAGATCGCGACGAAGCTGAACATCGACGGTGGCTACATGAAGCTGTGGGCCGCGAACACATCGACGATCGACGACGCGAACCTGATCTACGCCGGCCAGGAGCTCCAGCTCCCCGCCTGA
- a CDS encoding LCP family protein, whose translation MSERRAARAAAAATARTARRRRRHPALVALVATTGTLVGIATLLAVVAAVFVGSLTRSFDDHTEAIADPFPAGDRPAPSGGAEDILLIGSDSRAGLADGDQTAGGRSDTLMLAHVPADRRHVYLMSIMRDSWVEVPGHGRAKINAAYSWGGIPLTVQTVEQLLDVRIDHVAEVDLAGFADMTDALGGVTVQSPQDFTARGHHFVSGANRLDGEQALAFVRERYAFADADHTRVRNQQAFLRGVFDQALSRGTLTHPGRLQEFVTATSEHLAVDPGLDAATIVRLGWSLRGVRPDDLVTFTMPTAGSGTTPDGQSFVRLDDHDRAAISSALRSDDLQRWLEDRPS comes from the coding sequence ATGTCCGAGCGTCGCGCCGCCCGAGCCGCGGCAGCAGCAACAGCAAGAACGGCCCGGAGGCGGCGCAGGCACCCCGCGCTCGTCGCGCTGGTCGCCACCACCGGCACCCTGGTCGGCATCGCCACCCTGCTCGCGGTCGTCGCAGCGGTCTTCGTCGGCAGTCTGACCCGGAGCTTCGACGACCACACCGAGGCGATCGCGGACCCCTTCCCCGCCGGCGACCGGCCCGCACCTTCCGGCGGCGCCGAGGACATCCTGCTCATCGGCTCCGACTCGCGGGCCGGACTGGCCGACGGCGACCAGACCGCCGGCGGGCGGTCGGACACGCTGATGCTCGCCCACGTGCCCGCCGACCGCCGCCACGTGTACCTCATGTCGATCATGCGCGACTCGTGGGTCGAGGTCCCCGGCCACGGCCGGGCCAAGATCAACGCCGCGTACTCCTGGGGCGGCATCCCGCTCACGGTGCAGACGGTCGAGCAGCTGCTCGACGTCCGGATCGACCACGTCGCCGAGGTCGACCTCGCCGGGTTCGCCGACATGACGGACGCACTGGGCGGCGTGACGGTGCAGTCACCGCAGGACTTCACGGCGCGGGGCCACCACTTCGTCAGCGGTGCGAACCGGCTCGACGGCGAACAGGCCCTGGCCTTCGTGCGGGAGCGGTACGCGTTCGCCGACGCCGACCACACACGCGTCCGGAACCAGCAGGCGTTCCTGCGCGGGGTGTTCGACCAGGCCCTGTCGCGCGGCACCCTGACGCACCCGGGGCGACTGCAGGAGTTCGTCACCGCGACGAGCGAGCACCTGGCGGTGGACCCCGGGCTCGACGCGGCGACGATCGTCCGTCTCGGGTGGTCCCTGCGCGGGGTCCGACCGGACGACCTGGTCACGTTCACGATGCCGACCGCGGGCAGCGGGACGACCCCCGACGGCCAGTCGTTCGTCCGGTTGGACGACCACGACCGCGCCGCGATCTCGAGCGCCCTGCGGTCCGACGACCTGCAGCGGTGGCTCGAGGATCGCCCGAGCTGA
- the rlmC gene encoding 23S rRNA (uracil(747)-C(5))-methyltransferase RlmC — MQCDYFDRGVCRSCTLMGQPYGDQVLDKEIRTRELLRDAVEAAGGPGAVEWLPAITSPESGYRNKAKMVVGGTVQRPTVGILDHRQRGVDLRHCGICTPGIRRALPVLADFVADTGLIPYDVAARRGELKFVLVTESPDGELMVRFVLRSEGQLPRLRERLDDLRRVLPEAVVVTANLLPEHKAVTEGEREVVLTEQETLPMRFGSIAMHLRPQSFFQTNTSVASQLYDQASAWIDEVGPASMWDLYCGVGGFALHAARAGRAVTGIETSREAIRSAKQSAREAGLTDVRFAADDATEHALRARPDALPELVVVNPPRRGIGETLATWLEESEVEHVVYSSCNPVTLAKDLARMPSLRLRRARVLDMFPQTGHLEAVTLLSRR, encoded by the coding sequence ATGCAGTGCGACTACTTCGACCGGGGGGTGTGCCGCTCGTGCACACTCATGGGACAGCCCTACGGCGACCAGGTGCTCGACAAGGAGATCCGCACGCGGGAACTCCTGCGGGACGCCGTCGAGGCCGCAGGGGGCCCGGGGGCGGTCGAGTGGTTGCCCGCGATCACGAGCCCGGAGTCCGGGTACCGCAACAAGGCGAAGATGGTCGTCGGCGGCACGGTCCAGCGCCCCACGGTGGGGATCCTCGACCACCGGCAGCGCGGCGTGGACCTGCGGCACTGCGGCATCTGCACGCCGGGCATCCGACGGGCGCTCCCGGTCCTGGCGGACTTCGTCGCCGACACGGGGCTGATCCCGTACGACGTGGCCGCACGTCGGGGCGAGCTCAAGTTCGTGCTCGTGACCGAGTCCCCGGACGGCGAGCTCATGGTGCGCTTCGTGCTGCGCTCCGAAGGGCAGCTGCCACGACTGCGTGAGCGCCTCGACGACCTGCGGCGGGTCCTGCCCGAGGCGGTCGTGGTCACCGCGAACCTGCTCCCGGAGCACAAGGCCGTCACCGAGGGGGAACGCGAGGTCGTGCTGACCGAGCAGGAGACGCTGCCGATGCGGTTCGGCTCGATCGCGATGCACCTCCGACCGCAGAGCTTCTTCCAGACGAACACGAGCGTCGCGAGCCAGCTGTACGACCAGGCGTCGGCCTGGATCGACGAGGTCGGGCCGGCCTCGATGTGGGACCTGTACTGCGGTGTCGGCGGGTTCGCCCTGCACGCAGCGCGCGCGGGTCGTGCCGTCACGGGGATCGAGACGAGCCGGGAGGCGATCCGCTCCGCGAAGCAGTCCGCGCGCGAGGCGGGGCTGACCGACGTCCGCTTCGCCGCCGACGACGCGACGGAGCACGCCCTCCGGGCCCGACCGGACGCGCTGCCCGAGCTGGTGGTGGTGAACCCGCCGCGCCGGGGCATCGGCGAGACGCTCGCGACCTGGCTCGAGGAGTCCGAGGTCGAGCACGTCGTCTACTCGAGCTGCAACCCGGTCACCCTCGCGAAGGACCTCGCGCGCATGCCGTCGCTCCGCCTGCGGCGGGCGCGCGTGCTCGACATGTTCCCGCAGACCGGCCACCTCGAGGCCGTGACGCTGCTGTCCAGGCGCTGA
- a CDS encoding SMP-30/gluconolactonase/LRE family protein, whose translation MSSLTELVPDPDAVERLATGSTWAEGPCWIPSDRTVRWSDIPGDRILEWHQETGGTTVYASDVEFTNGRTLDRDGSVVQCSHGRRRVERDRGGVVTAVVDGWADGRLNSPNDVVVTRDGTIWFTDPAYGITQPREGHPGEREYGDHWVFRCGPDGEDLRPVVLDVDEPNGLAFSPDERVLHVASSSAHEPVIRAYDVDGHRVKNGRVFARLGEGEGVPDGIRVDVHGNVWSSTHRGVTVFAPDGARIGDVAVPEVVSNLCFGGDDGTTLFVTATTSLYRIATTTRDAAAVS comes from the coding sequence GTGTCGAGCCTCACCGAACTCGTCCCCGACCCCGACGCCGTCGAGCGCCTCGCGACCGGCAGCACCTGGGCCGAGGGACCGTGCTGGATCCCGTCCGACCGGACGGTCCGCTGGTCGGACATCCCGGGCGACCGGATCCTCGAGTGGCACCAGGAGACCGGCGGTACGACCGTGTACGCGTCGGACGTCGAGTTCACGAACGGCCGCACGCTGGACCGCGACGGCTCCGTCGTGCAGTGCTCGCACGGGCGGCGACGCGTCGAGCGCGACCGGGGCGGCGTCGTCACCGCGGTCGTCGACGGCTGGGCGGACGGTCGGTTGAACTCGCCGAACGACGTCGTCGTCACGCGGGACGGCACGATCTGGTTCACCGACCCGGCCTACGGCATCACCCAGCCGCGTGAGGGACACCCGGGCGAGCGGGAGTACGGCGACCACTGGGTGTTCCGGTGCGGACCGGACGGCGAGGACCTGCGCCCCGTGGTGCTCGACGTCGACGAACCGAACGGTCTCGCGTTCTCGCCCGACGAGCGCGTGCTCCACGTCGCCAGCTCGTCCGCCCACGAGCCGGTCATCCGCGCCTACGACGTCGACGGCCACCGCGTGAAGAACGGCCGGGTGTTCGCCCGGCTCGGCGAGGGCGAGGGCGTGCCGGACGGCATCCGGGTCGACGTCCACGGCAACGTGTGGTCCTCGACCCACCGGGGCGTGACGGTCTTCGCACCCGACGGCGCCCGCATCGGCGACGTCGCCGTGCCCGAGGTCGTGTCGAACCTGTGCTTCGGCGGCGACGACGGCACGACGCTCTTCGTGACCGCGACGACCTCGCTGTACCGCATCGCGACGACGACGCGGGACGCCGCTGCCGTATCCTGA